Part of the Caldisericota bacterium genome is shown below.
CTACATTGCCAAACGGCGTCGACCTCCCCTTAAATCCTCTTGGTGATGTCGGGGTAAATTGCCCTGTAGTAAGCCCATATACACTGTTATCATGCACAATCATAGTGATATCTGTATTTCTCCGCGCTGCATGTACAATATGATTCATACCTTCCGCATATACATCTCCGTCTCCCGCAAAACCTACTACTATTAAACTAGAGTTAGCAATTTTCATTCCTGTTGCAAGCGGAGGTACTCGCCCGTGCAACGGATGGAAAGAATTTAAATCATAGTAATTTGTAATGTACCCGTGACAACCTATGCCAGAAATTAGAACAATGTTTTCTTTTTGGAGTTTGCCCTTTTCAATATTTTTCTCAATAACTTTTTTGAACGCCGAATATATTGCATAGTTCCCACATCCTGGACACCATTGAATTTTTTTTGTTGTACCTATGTTCATTTCAATACCTCCTCTATTTTCCTGCGGAGCTCAAATGAATCAAATGGTCTTCCATCATAACGAAGAATTTTATTTTTCATTTCAATGCCTGTTTTTTCTTTAACAAGCCTTGCAAGCTGGGCGGTAGAGTTTTGCTCAACATCTATAATATTTGTTACTGTATCAAAAACATTTTTACACTTTTCAGATGAAAATGGGTCAGCTACGACGATCTGCATATATTTTACTGGCAAATCTTGAATTGCTTCAAGGATAGCTCCTTTTGGAGAGCCAAATGAGACAATAAGATTTTTTGCTTCAACGTTCCCATACATATTAATTGTATGTTCAGAAAGAAAATCACGGTTTATCGTATCCTGCTTTTTCATCCTCTTCTCCTTCATTTTTATCACATTATGGGGCAAGCCGGATGAATACCCTTCTTCAGTGTGTTCAGTAGAATTTGTATGGTTAACAACTCCTTTTGTGCCAGGGGTTGCAAAAGGGGAAATACCATCATCTGTATCAAAATACCGTTTGTATTCAACGTCTCCTTGAAAATATTTTACAGGTAATTTAAACTGTTTATCAAAAGATATATTTACAGTTTTACTACTCTCTGAAATATGTTTGTCAGAAAGAATAAAAACAGGCGTTTGATACCACCAAGCATACTGAAAAGCTTTTACTGAAAGTTCAAAACACTCATCAATGCTACCAGGAGCAAGTACAATACGGGGAAACTCTCCGTGTCCCGTATATAATACCTCGTTTAAGTCACTCTGCTCAGTATATGTAGGCACGCCTGTAGTAGGCCCTGCGCGCTGAGAATCAAGTATCACCACTGGAATTTCTGTCCCACCCGCAAGGCTTATCGCCTCGCTCATTAAATCAATGCCAGGTCCGGATGTTCCAACCATAGCAGGTACGCCGGCATAAGCTGCACCTATAGCCATCATAATTGCAGAAATTTCATCTTCAGTATGAACAGCAGCAATATGTAACCTTTTTGATTCTCTTGCAAGAAAATGTAAAACAGAGCTCGCAGGTGTAATTGGGTACGCCGCATAAATTTTCATGCCGCCATATACAGCTCCTAATGCAATTAGTTCGTTTCCTGAAACAATCGGATAGGGAGACTTAACTCCGCATGATAAAGAT
Proteins encoded:
- a CDS encoding thiamine pyrophosphate-dependent enzyme, encoding MNIGTTKKIQWCPGCGNYAIYSAFKKVIEKNIEKGKLQKENIVLISGIGCHGYITNYYDLNSFHPLHGRVPPLATGMKIANSSLIVVGFAGDGDVYAEGMNHIVHAARRNTDITMIVHDNSVYGLTTGQFTPTSPRGFKGRSTPFGNVENPINPISLMIVSRATFVARGFSGEPGHLEHLFERAIMHKGFSIVDVIQPCTTFNDTYAYYRERVYKLEETNYVPDNFATALSKSLECGDKIPIGIFYEKKGTSFEAAISGSEDFLKNRSIPDISTVLYEKI
- a CDS encoding 2-oxoacid:acceptor oxidoreductase subunit alpha, with amino-acid sequence MGEISIFLGGQAGEGIKRGALTIGKLLNLYGYHIFIMDDYVSTIRGGQDYSEVHASQQEVFSQSRSEDIIFSFHQDVYERYKGKLKENGIVVLDGEDGLNVPFNKILKGHKGIPVMKPSIVLGIISYITNIPFSLVEKVLKSEFKGKGQKNIELAQYGFNLAKEKNFPKISLSCGVKSPYPIVSGNELIALGAVYGGMKIYAAYPITPASSVLHFLARESKRLHIAAVHTEDEISAIMMAIGAAYAGVPAMVGTSGPGIDLMSEAISLAGGTEIPVVILDSQRAGPTTGVPTYTEQSDLNEVLYTGHGEFPRIVLAPGSIDECFELSVKAFQYAWWYQTPVFILSDKHISESSKTVNISFDKQFKLPVKYFQGDVEYKRYFDTDDGISPFATPGTKGVVNHTNSTEHTEEGYSSGLPHNVIKMKEKRMKKQDTINRDFLSEHTINMYGNVEAKNLIVSFGSPKGAILEAIQDLPVKYMQIVVADPFSSEKCKNVFDTVTNIIDVEQNSTAQLARLVKEKTGIEMKNKILRYDGRPFDSFELRRKIEEVLK